The following are encoded in a window of Pygocentrus nattereri isolate fPygNat1 chromosome 5, fPygNat1.pri, whole genome shotgun sequence genomic DNA:
- the lzts2a gene encoding leucine zipper putative tumor suppressor 2a, whose protein sequence is MALVQALPVPTDHPVQSSVDIQQCHSVSPSTATGGAMGSVSSLISGRTYQERHCRAASEFSAKCRRSTPATSCFRQQEGTLRSASSQEQLLNNQPTLTSNKSSTLIAASNGNYGYVSDELVGDWNDNHVTACSPCSDTEEPRDNRTMNGNIGGPPPKLIPVSGKLEKNMEKVVIRPTAFKPVVPKNRNSVQYLSPRPGGSLSESQGSLNLLLPGGGAGLVCAEKRNSYSGGRNARSSQSCTMSDSGRNSLSSLPTYSSTGYSLGPSDGTSGHPEPTRASGSHGHSNSDSGRSSSSKSTGSLSGRGQPLSDSGSCGRSPAPPEGYEGVIRDLEEKLRERDLELQQLRDNLDENEAAICQVYEEKQKRCEQELEELRQSCASKMKQAQQKAQRAQQVLQLQVFQLQQEKKKLQEDFSQLLQERETLEKRCASIEREQTQLGPRLEETKWEVCQKSGEISLLKQQLKDVQADLGQKAAEIVALKAQLREARSELQASQVRSQEAHAAARTRTLELEVCENELQRRKSEAELLREKLGRLEEECSRLRAAQVTLPISKGQCMSLPLPLPQGRSPAFREGEEQLLAYESDEAKAQRQSSDVLHTLRQQVERLRAELLYERRRGQEQLEAFDEERHVWQEEKDKVIRYQKQLQQNYIQMYRRNRELERVMRELSLELENRDMEEFDMRNNDIHFEEITATEI, encoded by the exons ATGGCTTTGGTTCAGGCCCTGCCCGTGCCCACTGATcatccagtccagtccagtgtTGATATCCAGCAGTGCCACTCTGTTTCACCATCCACGGCCACCGGGGGCGCCATGGGCTCCGTCAGCAGCCTGATCTCAGGACGCACCTACCAGGAGCGCCACTGCCGTGCTGCCAGCGAATTCAGCGCCAAATGCCGCAGGTCCACACCAGCCACCAGCTGTTTCCGCCAGCAGGAGGGAACACTGCGCAGTGCTAGTTCCCAGGAGCAACTCCTCAACAACCAGCCTACCTTGACCTCCAACAAGTCCAGCACCCTAATTGCCGCCAGCAACGGCAACTATGGATATGTGAGTGATGAGCTGGTGGGTGACTGGAACGACAACCATGTGACGGCCTGCAGCCCGTGTAGTGACACAGAGGAGCCACGGGACAACCGGACCATGAACGGCAACATTGGGGGGCCTCCTCCCAAACTCATCCCTGTCTCAGGCAAGCTGGAGAAA aatatGGAGAAAGTTGTAATCCGGCCCACTGCCTTCAAGCCTGTAGTGCCCAAGAACCGCAACTCAGTGCAGTACCTCTCCCCACGGCCAGGGGGCAGTCTGTCTGAGAGCCAGGGCAGCCTCAACCTTTTACTACCAGGAGGTGGAGCAGGGCTGGTGTGTGCCGAAAAACGCAACTCGTACAGTGGAGGCCGCAATGCTCGCAGCAGCCAGTCTTGCACCATGTCAGACTCTGGCCGGAACTCTCTGTCTAGTCTGCCCACCTACAGCAGCACAGGATACAGCTTGGGCCCCAGTGACGGGACGTCTGGACACCCAGAGCCCACACGGGCCAGCGGCAGCCATGGCCATTCAAACTCTGACAGCGGCCGCTCCTCTTCAAGCAAGAGCACAGGCTCCTTGAGTGGACGGGGCCAGCCACTATCAGATAGTGGGTCATGTGGCCGGTCACCTGCCCCACCAGAGGGGTATGAGGGTGTGATTCGAGATCTGGAGGagaagctgagagagagagacctggaACTGCAGCAGCTCAGAGACAACCTGGATGAGAATGAGGCAGCCATTTGCCAG GTGTATGAGGAGAAGCAGAAGCGCTGTGAGCAGGAGCTGGAGGAGCTGAGGCAGAGCTGTGCATCTAAGATGAAGCAAGCGCAACAGAAAGCACAGAGGGCACAGCAGGTGCTACAGCTGCAGGTCTTCCAGCTGcagcaggagaagaagaaacTGCAGGAGGACTTTTCCCAACTACTGCAGGAGCGCGAGACTCTAGAGAAGAGGTGTGCCTCTATTGAGAGAGAGCAGACACAGCTGGGCCCCCGACTGGAGGAGACCAAGTGGGAG GTGTGTCAGAAGTCAGGAGAGATTTCCCTGCTGAAGCAACAGCTGAAGGATGTACAGGCAGACCTGGGCCAAAAGGCGGCAGAGATTGTGGCCCTGAAGGCCCAGCTGCGAGAGGCCCGCTCTGAGCTGCAGGCCAGCCAGGTGCGCTCGCAGGAGGCCCATGCGGCGGCCCGCACCCGCACACTGGAGCTGGAGGTGTGTGAAAATGAGCTGCAGCGACGCAAGAGCGAGGCTGAGCTGCTGCGGGAGAAGCTGGGCCGTCTAGAGGAGGAGTGCAGTCGGCTGAGAGCTGCCCAGGTGACCCTGCCCATCTCCAAGGGTCAGTGCATGAGCCTGCCTCTTCCCCTCCCCCAGGGCCGTAGCCCTGCCTTCCGAGAAGGAGAGGAACAGCTGCTTGCATACGAGAGTGACGAGGCTAAGGCTCAGCGGCAAAGCAGCGATGTGCTACACACACTCCGTCAGCAGGTGGAGCGGCTGCGGGCCGAGCTGCTGTACGAGAGAAGGCGCGGTCAGGAGCAGCTGGAGGCCTTTGACGAGGAGCGGCACGTGTGGCAGGAGGAAAAGGACAAGGTGATCCGCTACCAGAAGCAGCTGCAGCAGAACTACATCCAGATGTACAGGCGCAACCGCGAGCTTGAGCGAGTCATGAGGGAGCTGAgtctggagctggagaacaggGACATGGAGGAATTCGACATGCGTAACAATGACATCCACTTTGAGGAGATCACAGCCACTGAGATTTAG